Proteins encoded in a region of the Puniceibacterium sp. IMCC21224 genome:
- a CDS encoding AsmA-like C-terminal region-containing protein, with protein sequence MSDAQIPEKAAPKGTSPRRRGRRAGVWVLLSFTAFVIAAGVLGWAAMGRAVMAPQWLHSRIEARIADAVPGLRITFGALGVELDRSGLATLSLRDVDVATDTGAPVVALTDLEAGLSLRALARGQLALRRVLLNGAFLSVQRDRDGRVLLDLGPAFRNAGNAPDLPALIARIDTLSADPMLAGLESLEVEALTLRYDDARAGRGWTADGGRLRLAREGGALRLSGDLAVLGRGGTAATLEVNAESPIGRSDVVFGLVLRDLWSHDIASQSPALAFLDALEAPISGALRGGIDAQGQLGELSATLQISAGVLRPNRRTRPVPFTSARTYFRYAPATGTLTFDELSVDSALGTAVAEGRAQLLGLETGWPHALLGQFRVSRLTADPGKLFSTPIEVAQAEVDLKLDLAPFHLSVGRLRIEGPSEPLYLSGTAEAAEDGWRVALDGHMATTSADEVIGYWPPGVAPKTRDWVTKNVLAGQARDVQVALRAEPGVRPQLYLDFAFDGAQVRYARTLPVVEDGSGQLTLIGNRLSVILDHGHLTPIQGGQIAAAGSSFVIPDTRIKPPQGRVEVAAQSTIEAVLSLLNSEPLNIMQKAAKPVALADGHAAVRGWLELPLKKGVRLPDMDFDLSATLAGVRSEIIVPGKVLEAQALAVSVQPGLVRVEGKATLQGVPVQGSWSMPLGQPGAGSVVDGVATLSQSGAQALGIALPDGLVTGSGPAQVRIDLSKGAPPRFGLTSDLAGLAMTIAPIGWSLGRNTKARLEVSGTLGVVPDVDRLLLEAPGLRAEGRVMLRSDRTLDRVEFSRVRVGDWLDAPVTLTGRGAGATPGVTIRGGRVDLRRAPFGQGRGSGGTAGAGAPVTLALEQLQVSSGITLDRFRGDFTTRGGFQGNFTAALGQAPIRGQVLPQNGRSAFRIASDDAGEVLRGAGLLKTVQGGSFLLNMTPVRGAPGNYDGALDIRDVRLRDAPAIGALLDSISIVGLLDQLSGSGIYFAEVDADFRLTPEQVILKRSSATGPSMGLSMDGYYTLATKALDMQGVLSPIYLVNGIGALFTRKGEGLIGFNFNLTGAASSPRVAVNPLSVFTPGMFREIFRRAPPQTSESVIQ encoded by the coding sequence GTGAGCGACGCTCAGATCCCCGAAAAAGCAGCCCCCAAGGGGACGAGTCCGCGTCGCCGTGGGCGCCGGGCAGGGGTGTGGGTGCTGCTGTCCTTCACCGCCTTTGTCATTGCCGCAGGCGTTCTGGGTTGGGCCGCAATGGGGCGTGCGGTCATGGCACCGCAATGGCTGCACAGCCGAATTGAGGCGCGGATTGCTGACGCCGTGCCAGGGCTGCGGATCACCTTTGGAGCACTGGGGGTCGAGTTGGACCGCAGCGGGCTGGCAACGCTGTCGCTGCGCGATGTGGACGTGGCGACGGATACCGGAGCACCGGTTGTTGCGCTGACCGATCTAGAGGCTGGTCTGTCGCTGCGCGCGCTGGCGCGCGGTCAGCTGGCATTGCGGCGGGTGCTGCTGAACGGTGCATTCCTGTCGGTGCAGCGGGACCGCGATGGCCGGGTGCTGCTGGATCTGGGGCCAGCGTTCCGAAATGCGGGCAATGCGCCGGACCTGCCCGCGCTGATCGCGCGCATCGACACGCTCAGCGCCGATCCGATGCTTGCCGGTCTTGAGAGCCTTGAGGTCGAGGCCTTGACACTACGCTATGACGATGCGCGTGCGGGGCGTGGCTGGACCGCGGATGGCGGGCGGCTGCGGTTGGCGCGCGAGGGTGGCGCGCTGCGACTTTCTGGGGATCTTGCGGTCTTGGGGCGGGGTGGTACCGCCGCCACGCTTGAGGTCAACGCAGAGAGCCCGATTGGCCGCAGCGATGTGGTTTTTGGCCTTGTGCTACGCGATCTGTGGTCACATGACATCGCCTCGCAAAGCCCGGCTCTGGCGTTTCTGGATGCGCTTGAGGCGCCGATTTCTGGCGCCTTGCGGGGGGGGATTGACGCGCAGGGTCAGCTCGGCGAACTAAGCGCCACGTTGCAGATCAGCGCTGGTGTCCTGCGCCCCAACAGGCGCACCCGGCCGGTGCCGTTCACCAGCGCGCGGACCTATTTCCGCTACGCGCCCGCCACCGGCACCCTGACCTTTGACGAGCTGTCGGTGGACAGCGCGCTGGGGACGGCGGTGGCCGAAGGGCGGGCGCAGCTGCTGGGATTGGAAACCGGCTGGCCACATGCGTTACTGGGCCAATTTCGCGTGTCGCGTTTGACTGCTGATCCCGGAAAACTCTTTTCGACGCCGATCGAAGTGGCGCAGGCCGAAGTTGACCTCAAGCTGGATCTGGCACCATTCCATCTGTCGGTCGGTCGGCTGCGGATCGAGGGACCAAGTGAACCCCTGTACCTGAGTGGTACGGCTGAGGCAGCCGAGGATGGCTGGCGCGTGGCGCTGGACGGGCATATGGCGACGACCAGCGCCGATGAAGTGATCGGCTATTGGCCGCCGGGTGTTGCGCCAAAAACCCGCGACTGGGTAACCAAGAACGTTCTTGCAGGGCAGGCGCGGGATGTGCAGGTGGCATTGCGGGCGGAACCGGGCGTGCGTCCGCAGCTCTATCTGGATTTTGCGTTCGACGGTGCTCAGGTACGCTACGCCCGAACCCTGCCAGTGGTCGAGGATGGCTCGGGCCAGCTCACGCTGATCGGCAATCGGCTGTCGGTGATACTGGATCACGGTCATCTGACGCCGATTCAGGGGGGGCAGATTGCAGCGGCCGGGTCGAGTTTTGTAATTCCGGACACCCGGATCAAACCGCCGCAGGGCCGGGTCGAAGTTGCGGCCCAAAGCACAATCGAGGCCGTGTTGTCGCTGCTGAATTCCGAACCGCTAAACATCATGCAAAAGGCTGCCAAACCGGTCGCACTGGCTGATGGTCATGCAGCGGTACGCGGCTGGCTGGAATTACCGCTGAAAAAGGGCGTGCGTCTGCCCGATATGGATTTTGACTTGTCCGCCACTCTGGCAGGCGTGCGCAGCGAAATCATCGTGCCGGGCAAGGTACTTGAGGCGCAGGCGCTCGCAGTTTCGGTGCAGCCCGGTTTGGTACGCGTCGAGGGTAAAGCGACGTTGCAGGGTGTGCCGGTGCAGGGCAGCTGGTCGATGCCACTGGGCCAACCGGGGGCGGGTAGCGTGGTTGATGGGGTCGCAACCCTGTCTCAAAGCGGCGCACAGGCATTGGGGATTGCCCTGCCGGACGGGTTGGTCACCGGTTCGGGCCCGGCGCAGGTGCGGATCGATCTGTCCAAGGGGGCGCCGCCACGTTTTGGACTGACCTCGGATCTGGCAGGGCTGGCAATGACCATTGCCCCGATTGGCTGGAGCCTGGGGCGCAACACCAAGGCTCGGCTTGAGGTGTCAGGCACTCTGGGGGTGGTGCCCGATGTGGACCGGCTGCTGCTCGAGGCGCCAGGGCTACGGGCCGAGGGGCGGGTGATGCTGCGCAGCGACAGAACGCTCGACCGGGTCGAGTTTTCGCGCGTACGCGTCGGCGATTGGCTGGATGCACCGGTTACGCTGACTGGACGGGGCGCTGGGGCAACCCCCGGTGTGACGATCCGGGGTGGCCGCGTGGATCTGCGCCGTGCGCCCTTTGGTCAGGGCCGTGGCAGCGGTGGCACCGCGGGCGCTGGCGCGCCGGTGACGCTGGCGCTCGAGCAGTTGCAGGTGTCGAGCGGTATCACACTGGACCGGTTTCGCGGCGATTTCACGACGCGGGGCGGCTTTCAGGGCAACTTTACCGCGGCCCTTGGGCAGGCACCGATCCGGGGGCAGGTGTTGCCCCAGAACGGGCGCAGTGCGTTCCGCATTGCATCGGATGACGCAGGCGAGGTGCTGCGCGGGGCGGGGTTGCTGAAAACGGTGCAGGGCGGCAGTTTCCTGCTGAATATGACCCCGGTTCGCGGCGCTCCCGGCAATTATGACGGCGCGCTGGATATTCGCGACGTGCGGCTGCGCGACGCGCCGGCCATCGGCGCGCTGTTGGATTCGATCAGCATCGTCGGCTTGCTGGACCAGCTTAGCGGTTCGGGTATCTACTTCGCCGAGGTGGATGCCGATTTTCGCCTGACCCCAGAGCAGGTCATTCTGAAACGTTCGAGCGCCACCGGACCCTCGATGGGGCTGTCGATGGATGGGTATTATACGCTGGCCACCAAGGCGTTGGATATGCAGGGCGTGCTGTCACCGATCTATCTGGTCAACGGTATCGGCGCGCTGTTCACCCGCAAGGGCGAGGGGCTGATCGGTTTCAACTTTAACCTGACCGGAGCGGCCAGCAGTCCACGGGTTGCGGTCAACCCGCTTTCGGTGTTCACACCCGGCATGTTTCGCGAAATCTTTCGCCGCGCACCACCGCAGACGTCGGAGAGTGTGATACAATAG
- a CDS encoding peroxiredoxin, whose amino-acid sequence MPEPIEIAPDFTLPVTGGIEVTLSALRPAPVVLFFYPRDDTSGCTKENEEFTALLPEFEALGVKVFGISKDSIASHDKFMTKKALLVPLLSDEHGDVCERFGVWKEKSMYGKTFMGIERSTFLIDGSGRIAQSWPKVKVPGHAQAVLDAARAR is encoded by the coding sequence GTGCCCGAACCGATTGAAATAGCCCCCGATTTTACGTTGCCCGTGACCGGCGGTATCGAAGTGACGCTGTCAGCCCTGCGTCCGGCCCCGGTCGTGCTGTTCTTTTATCCCCGCGACGACACCTCTGGCTGCACCAAAGAGAACGAGGAATTCACCGCCCTTCTGCCCGAATTCGAGGCGCTGGGGGTCAAAGTCTTTGGTATTTCAAAGGACAGCATCGCCAGCCATGACAAGTTCATGACCAAAAAGGCGCTGCTGGTGCCGCTGCTGTCGGACGAACACGGCGATGTCTGCGAACGCTTTGGCGTCTGGAAGGAAAAGTCGATGTACGGCAAAACCTTTATGGGAATTGAACGCAGCACGTTCCTGATCGACGGCAGCGGTCGGATCGCGCAAAGCTGGCCCAAAGTCAAAGTGCCCGGCCATGCTCAGGCGGTTCTGGACGCCGCCCGCGCGCGATAG
- a CDS encoding tripartite tricarboxylate transporter permease, protein MDFLANISIGLETAMSVTNLSYCFLGVFLGTLIGVIPGIGSLAAISMLFPLTFHLEPTTALIMLAGIWYGSSYGGNTASILLNIPGTTSSAVTCLDGYPMTRQGRGGVALLMTTLASFVGGTIGIILLMIFSPTIAHYALQFGSSEYFALMLMGLVAASTITAGSPAKGLAMVVLGVAFGIVGTDIYSGVPRFTFGTMELMDGLSLVALAMGLFGVTEVIYSIGKVDMTSIDRKSVSLRAMTPTKEDLKTSVMPIIRGTGIGSFFGTLPGTGPSIAAFMAYAIEKQVAKDPSRFGKGAMEGICAPEAANNAADQTAFIPTLTLGIPGSASMAIMLGALMIHGINPGPGLMTDHPDLFWGLVMSFWIGNLLLILLNVPMIGLWVRLLLVPYHLLFPAVLMFICIGTYTVHNSAADIWMVAFFGALGYLMRFLSLPPAPLLLGFVLGPLMEEHFRRAMLLSRGDFMTFFDRPISCVVMIITGMLLVWTVWSTFKARKGYRTAAAK, encoded by the coding sequence ATGGATTTTTTGGCGAATATCTCAATCGGGCTTGAGACGGCGATGTCCGTCACGAACCTGAGCTATTGCTTTCTTGGTGTGTTTCTCGGGACGCTGATCGGGGTCATTCCGGGGATCGGATCGCTTGCCGCGATCTCGATGTTGTTTCCTCTGACATTCCATCTTGAGCCGACGACCGCGCTGATCATGCTGGCCGGGATCTGGTACGGAAGCTCTTATGGTGGCAACACCGCGTCCATCCTGCTGAACATTCCCGGCACAACGTCGAGTGCGGTTACCTGTCTGGATGGCTATCCGATGACCCGGCAGGGGCGCGGAGGAGTGGCGCTGCTGATGACCACGCTGGCGTCGTTTGTGGGTGGAACCATCGGGATCATCCTGCTGATGATCTTTTCCCCGACAATCGCGCATTATGCGCTCCAGTTCGGATCATCGGAATATTTTGCGCTGATGCTGATGGGCCTTGTGGCGGCGTCAACCATCACGGCGGGGTCACCGGCCAAAGGGCTTGCCATGGTGGTTCTGGGGGTCGCCTTTGGTATTGTCGGCACTGACATCTATTCGGGCGTGCCACGATTTACGTTTGGCACGATGGAGTTGATGGATGGGCTTAGCCTGGTTGCGCTGGCGATGGGCCTGTTCGGCGTGACCGAAGTCATCTACAGCATCGGCAAGGTCGACATGACCAGCATCGACCGCAAAAGCGTCAGTCTGCGCGCAATGACGCCGACCAAGGAAGATTTGAAAACCTCTGTCATGCCGATTATACGCGGGACCGGCATTGGCTCGTTCTTTGGGACTTTGCCGGGGACAGGGCCGTCGATTGCGGCTTTCATGGCCTATGCCATCGAAAAGCAAGTAGCCAAGGACCCGTCACGCTTTGGCAAAGGGGCGATGGAGGGGATCTGCGCTCCCGAGGCTGCGAATAATGCGGCGGATCAGACCGCCTTTATTCCGACGCTCACCCTGGGCATTCCGGGCAGTGCATCCATGGCAATCATGTTGGGTGCGCTGATGATTCATGGCATCAATCCGGGGCCTGGTCTGATGACCGACCATCCGGATCTGTTCTGGGGTCTGGTGATGAGTTTCTGGATCGGGAATCTGTTGCTGATCCTTCTGAACGTTCCGATGATCGGCCTATGGGTTCGGCTGCTGCTTGTTCCGTACCATCTGCTGTTTCCGGCTGTCCTGATGTTCATCTGCATCGGTACCTACACGGTTCACAACAGTGCGGCGGATATCTGGATGGTCGCGTTCTTCGGCGCGCTTGGCTATCTGATGCGCTTCTTGTCGCTGCCGCCGGCACCGCTCTTGCTCGGGTTCGTTTTGGGGCCGTTGATGGAGGAGCACTTCCGCCGCGCCATGCTGCTGTCACGTGGGGATTTCATGACCTTCTTTGACCGGCCCATCAGTTGTGTGGTCATGATCATCACCGGGATGCTGTTGGTCTGGACTGTCTGGTCGACGTTCAAGGCGCGCAAGGGGTACCGAACCGCCGCCGCCAAGTAA
- a CDS encoding tripartite tricarboxylate transporter TctB family protein, translated as MGRVDTCDIIAGILICATGLFFTVYSVMNYDLGTIKRMGTGMFPFGVGLVLAVLGLLIMAPAFYRRGTLPEVDARSLIMVLLSIAAFALLVVPTGLVPAIFATTILSSFAERKVSLKSLAGLCLFLSTLAYMVFRIGLDLPLSMFKWPF; from the coding sequence ATGGGGCGGGTCGACACTTGTGACATCATTGCCGGCATATTGATTTGCGCAACCGGACTGTTCTTCACCGTCTATTCGGTGATGAACTATGATCTTGGCACGATCAAACGCATGGGAACCGGGATGTTTCCGTTTGGCGTCGGCCTTGTTCTGGCGGTGCTTGGTTTGTTGATCATGGCACCAGCGTTCTACCGGCGCGGCACCTTACCCGAGGTGGATGCCAGATCGCTGATCATGGTTCTGCTGAGCATCGCCGCATTTGCGCTATTGGTTGTGCCGACCGGGCTTGTCCCGGCGATTTTCGCGACGACGATCCTGTCGTCGTTTGCCGAACGCAAGGTCAGCCTGAAAAGCCTGGCAGGCTTGTGCCTCTTTCTGAGTACGCTGGCCTATATGGTGTTCAGGATCGGCCTTGATCTGCCCTTGTCGATGTTCAAGTGGCCGTTCTGA
- a CDS encoding hydroxyacid dehydrogenase, with protein MSGKVVLVTGHQLYDEARALLDANGIDIVYSEERIDSAELAAIAAQHRVDGIIVRQGVIDDTVMAASDRLVVLSRHGVGVDLIDLEAATRRGLPVLKATGANASSAAEHTIGLIYALIKDFFALDRSVRQGHWGKHGHIGREIAGLRLGLIGCGAIGSIVARTATRLGMQVQVFDPATAVPDGIGRTSSLDELLTTSEVVSLHCPLTAQNMHMMNADTLWRMPRGAFLINTARGGLVEEDALIAGLQSGHLGGAALDCYAQEPPPQHHPLWQMSNVILTPHIAGAGRSGMKAMAMTSVKNVLDTFAGHPLRREVLANPAVVGGPLVSPAIKFE; from the coding sequence ATGTCAGGCAAGGTCGTCCTGGTAACGGGGCATCAGTTGTACGACGAGGCCAGGGCCTTGCTGGACGCCAACGGGATCGACATCGTTTATTCGGAAGAGCGTATTGATAGCGCTGAACTGGCTGCAATTGCTGCGCAGCATCGTGTGGATGGCATCATTGTCCGACAGGGCGTGATCGACGATACGGTCATGGCGGCGTCCGATCGTCTGGTGGTTTTGTCCCGGCACGGCGTAGGGGTCGATCTGATCGATCTGGAGGCAGCAACGCGTCGCGGGCTTCCTGTGCTCAAGGCCACTGGCGCCAATGCCAGTTCCGCCGCAGAGCACACCATTGGGTTGATCTACGCGTTGATCAAAGATTTCTTTGCGCTGGACCGGTCTGTGCGTCAGGGGCATTGGGGAAAACACGGCCATATAGGGCGTGAAATCGCCGGTTTGAGGTTGGGATTGATCGGTTGCGGCGCGATTGGTTCCATCGTCGCGCGCACGGCCACGAGATTGGGAATGCAGGTACAGGTCTTTGACCCGGCAACCGCTGTGCCAGATGGGATCGGCCGCACCAGCAGCCTTGATGAGCTGCTGACGACCAGCGAGGTGGTCAGTCTGCACTGTCCGCTCACGGCGCAGAATATGCATATGATGAATGCCGATACCCTTTGGCGGATGCCACGCGGGGCGTTTTTAATCAACACTGCCCGTGGCGGGCTGGTGGAAGAAGACGCGCTGATCGCGGGGTTGCAATCGGGGCATCTGGGCGGCGCGGCGCTGGATTGTTATGCGCAGGAACCCCCGCCCCAACATCACCCACTGTGGCAAATGTCGAACGTCATCCTGACGCCGCATATCGCAGGGGCAGGCCGCAGCGGCATGAAAGCCATGGCCATGACCAGTGTAAAGAACGTGCTCGACACCTTTGCCGGTCATCCGCTGCGGCGCGAGGTTTTGGCCAACCCAGCCGTCGTGGGGGGGCCTTTGGTGTCGCCGGCGATCAAATTCGAATAA
- a CDS encoding IclR family transcriptional regulator, whose product MAKRPESVSAVERALSIMLSFEEQDGALSLAELARRTELDKATALRIARTLANRHFLVQNVDSTWRLGPALIRLGTFYQSNFNIRDVAMPQLALLARTTGESAALYVRENDHRVCLFRHDSEQSIRHHVRVGSLLPLDQGGPGRIILAFSGEPGEPYDDIRRKGYYNTFGERDPQVASVALPLFENGGALFGALALTGPPNRFTLDAVGAHLKALRAAGAQLTLALGGNPEFYATDADINPASSPDAC is encoded by the coding sequence ATGGCAAAACGGCCAGAAAGTGTCTCAGCGGTCGAGCGGGCCCTGTCGATCATGCTATCGTTTGAAGAGCAAGACGGCGCTCTTAGTCTTGCCGAACTTGCACGTCGCACCGAACTCGACAAAGCCACCGCGCTCAGGATTGCCCGCACCCTGGCCAACCGGCATTTCCTTGTCCAGAACGTCGACAGTACCTGGCGGCTGGGGCCTGCGCTTATTCGGTTGGGGACGTTCTACCAGTCCAATTTCAACATCCGCGATGTCGCCATGCCGCAGCTGGCGTTGCTGGCCAGAACAACCGGAGAAAGTGCGGCGCTGTATGTGCGCGAAAACGATCACCGCGTCTGCCTGTTTCGCCACGATTCCGAACAATCCATCCGCCATCATGTCCGCGTCGGATCGTTGCTGCCACTGGATCAGGGCGGACCGGGCCGGATCATCCTGGCGTTCAGCGGCGAACCCGGCGAACCCTACGACGATATTCGCCGAAAGGGGTATTATAACACCTTTGGCGAACGCGACCCACAGGTCGCAAGTGTGGCGCTGCCGCTGTTCGAAAATGGTGGCGCCCTGTTCGGGGCACTCGCATTGACGGGCCCGCCCAACCGGTTCACGCTGGATGCGGTTGGTGCCCACCTCAAGGCATTGCGCGCAGCCGGTGCCCAACTGACGCTCGCGCTTGGCGGCAACCCCGAATTTTACGCAACCGACGCTGATATTAATCCTGCATCATCGCCTGACGCGTGTTGA
- a CDS encoding MFS transporter, whose translation MKSAPSQQRRFFAFATLLISVSTTAIDGAAISIALPTLADQFGLQSATALWVVNVYQLVVVASMLSMAALGDILGLRRVYLFGLATFTVMAGLSALAPSFGWLLFFRAIQGLAAASIMSLNFSLLRSTVPAQYLGRAMGLMAMSVAVAASIGPTLAGALLTLGPWHWIFALSFGLGALATVIGFFSLPETDNPRRPFDFPSAGLSALTFGCLLLGVSAIGHQMSRPLFVGLFVLGIGAGLVLYWRLRDKQNPLLPLDLLRIPIFALSVTASLCAFCAQMIAYVSLPFHLQDTLGFSVFQAGAVLGAWPLAIVCTAPISGMLSDRLPPGLIGCFGLGTLAIGLGMLAAQSSDVGALEIAWRLGLCGVGFALFQTPNNRTILGSAPSGRSGAAGGAQALARLIGQALGTALATLALSRFATDATIMALVIACGFSAVGAVVSALRRGPISMSA comes from the coding sequence ATGAAGAGCGCGCCATCGCAGCAGCGCAGATTTTTCGCCTTTGCAACACTCCTGATTTCAGTCAGCACGACAGCTATAGATGGAGCTGCGATCAGCATCGCTCTGCCAACGCTAGCGGATCAGTTTGGCCTGCAATCGGCAACGGCGCTGTGGGTCGTCAACGTCTACCAACTGGTTGTCGTGGCCAGTATGCTGTCGATGGCTGCGTTGGGTGACATTCTGGGTCTGCGACGGGTCTATCTGTTCGGTCTGGCGACCTTTACTGTGATGGCCGGTCTGTCGGCGCTTGCGCCCAGTTTCGGCTGGCTGCTGTTTTTCCGCGCAATTCAAGGGCTTGCCGCAGCGTCAATCATGAGCCTCAACTTTTCGCTGCTACGGTCAACGGTCCCCGCCCAGTATTTGGGGCGCGCCATGGGATTGATGGCCATGTCCGTCGCGGTCGCTGCCAGTATCGGACCAACTCTGGCAGGGGCGCTGCTGACGCTTGGACCCTGGCACTGGATCTTTGCGCTGAGCTTTGGCCTTGGCGCGCTGGCGACCGTCATAGGTTTTTTCAGTCTTCCCGAAACCGACAATCCCAGACGCCCTTTCGATTTTCCAAGTGCGGGTTTAAGTGCGCTGACGTTTGGCTGTCTCTTGTTGGGTGTGAGCGCCATCGGACATCAAATGAGCCGTCCGTTGTTCGTGGGGCTATTCGTTCTGGGAATTGGCGCAGGGTTGGTGCTGTATTGGCGGCTTCGCGACAAGCAGAACCCGCTTCTGCCGCTCGACCTGTTGCGAATCCCCATATTTGCCTTGTCGGTTACGGCGTCGCTCTGTGCATTCTGCGCACAGATGATTGCCTATGTTTCGCTGCCGTTTCATCTGCAAGACACCCTTGGCTTCAGCGTTTTTCAAGCGGGAGCTGTCCTGGGAGCCTGGCCATTGGCCATCGTCTGCACCGCGCCAATCAGCGGAATGCTGTCCGACCGCTTGCCCCCCGGACTCATCGGGTGTTTCGGACTCGGCACTCTCGCGATTGGGCTGGGGATGCTTGCGGCTCAGTCCAGCGACGTTGGTGCGCTGGAAATCGCCTGGCGGCTTGGATTATGCGGAGTTGGCTTTGCTTTATTCCAGACGCCAAACAACCGCACCATACTTGGCTCTGCCCCTTCCGGGCGGTCAGGTGCCGCCGGTGGCGCGCAGGCACTGGCCCGGTTGATTGGGCAGGCGCTTGGTACGGCGCTGGCCACTTTGGCTCTGTCCCGTTTTGCCACCGACGCGACGATCATGGCTCTTGTGATTGCTTGCGGATTTTCGGCCGTCGGGGCGGTGGTCAGCGCTCTGAGGCGCGGGCCGATTTCGATGTCAGCCTGA
- a CDS encoding xanthine dehydrogenase family protein subunit M: MYNFEVVTPASVADAVAALAEDEAQALGGGQTLIPTLKQRLAAPSKLVSLTGIAEMKGISTDDAGRICIGGGTVHADVAAGVPSYPALAGLAGKIGDPAVRNRGTIGGSIANNDPSACYPSAALASNAIIVTNLREIAADDYFLGMFETALDEGEIITQVKFPVPEKAAYIKFEQPASRFSLVGVFLAKYADGVRVAITGASNNGVFRWTEAEAALSGNFAASALEGLSASADDMIADLHGTAAYRAHLVAVLTKRAVIAAV; the protein is encoded by the coding sequence ATGTATAATTTTGAAGTTGTGACCCCGGCAAGCGTCGCCGACGCGGTGGCTGCACTGGCCGAGGACGAAGCGCAGGCGCTTGGGGGGGGGCAAACGCTGATCCCGACATTGAAACAGCGGCTTGCGGCACCGTCCAAGCTGGTCAGCCTGACTGGCATCGCCGAGATGAAGGGAATCAGCACCGACGATGCCGGGCGGATCTGCATCGGTGGTGGCACGGTTCACGCCGATGTGGCGGCGGGTGTGCCCTCGTATCCGGCGCTTGCCGGGTTGGCGGGCAAAATCGGCGATCCGGCGGTGCGCAACCGTGGCACGATTGGTGGCTCGATCGCCAACAACGATCCGTCGGCCTGCTATCCTTCGGCGGCGCTCGCTTCGAATGCGATTATCGTGACCAACCTGCGCGAAATCGCGGCGGACGACTATTTCCTCGGGATGTTCGAGACGGCGCTGGACGAGGGTGAGATCATCACTCAGGTGAAATTCCCTGTCCCCGAAAAAGCCGCCTATATCAAGTTCGAGCAGCCCGCGTCGCGCTTTTCCCTCGTTGGGGTGTTCCTTGCAAAATATGCTGATGGCGTCCGGGTGGCGATCACCGGTGCGTCGAACAACGGCGTATTCCGCTGGACCGAGGCCGAGGCCGCGCTGTCGGGCAATTTCGCAGCCTCTGCGTTGGAAGGACTGAGCGCATCTGCGGACGACATGATTGCGGATCTGCATGGCACAGCAGCATACCGGGCGCATCTGGTGGCAGTGCTGACAAAACGTGCGGTGATTGCAGCCGTCTGA